In Cutaneotrichosporon cavernicola HIS019 DNA, chromosome: 1, one DNA window encodes the following:
- the btgC gene encoding uncharacterized protein (Glucan 1,3 beta-glucosidase protein): MSWNQSQPTQRYAPVPGFEDMRPPSMVGTSSVNTPSVDSRSGNDLDEVPPAHRASLYSDSFTEGSPQSTPPPAQDSMNPGSFGRPYHNQYNRMPDPGMAAGAGAAGYSASRGAQQPYVPDQSYGNGGGGGYGGYLPNNATGSGYSNGGGHTPQSTDGMTADQLWEMERVGGAGGASGAAKEQNYAYDEKPKSRKKWWWIIGALIVIAAIVAVVVAVVLTQTGKKSGSSGSGSKSGSSDGTTIKDPNDPSNFDKDPRLHQVFWGMAYQPDGAIPPACGATLDAVIRDMQIVSQMTTRLRLYGSNCNMTALVLEAIKQTKVDMVIYPAIYIDSNTQAYTEQTNAVLDAFQTYGVDNVEGLAVGNEWLLNQANEAPSGAKYLSDVKQLLSYVTEVKTKVQALGLSKTLPIGTGDAGSLFSVALAQGLDFYMANVHPWFGKVPIDQAATWTWDYFMNNDVIYSQQAANQPAMYIAETGWPTKFTTPKGDDTGQTSGNPPSDATVAQLQQFLDTFVCQANANQTHYFYFEPFDQEWKEPLYGGVEPYWGIFDKDRNMKNVTIPSCQ, translated from the exons ATGTCGTGGAATCAATCGCAGCCAACCCAGCGCTACGCTCCAGTGCCAGGCTTTGAGGACATGCGGCCACCCTCGATGGTCGGCACCTCTTCTGTAAACACACCATCGGTGGACAGCCGGTCTGGGAACG ATCTCGACGAGGTTCCTCCTGCCCACCGCGCTTCACTCTACTCGGACTCTTTCACGGAAGGTTCGCCCCAGTCAACCCCCCCTCCAGCCCAAGACTCTATGAACCCAGGCTCATTCGGACGACCTTATCACAACCAGTACAATCGCATGCCCGATCCAGGCATGGCCGCAggagctggcgcggcgggctACAGCGCCTCCCGCGGTGCGCAGCAGCCATACGTCCCAGATCAATCGTACGGGaacggtggcggtggcggatACGGAGGCTACCTACCAAACAACGCCACTGGTAGTGGTTACAgcaacggcggcggccacaCGCCGCAATCGACCGACGGCATGACGGCGGACCAGCTctgggagatggagcgcgTTGGTGGGGCCGGTGGGGCAAGCGGTGCTGCCAAGGAGCAGAACTACGCATACGACGAGAAGCCCAAGAGCCGGAAGAAGTGGTGGTGGATCATCGGCGCGCTCATTGTCATTGCTGCGatcgtcgctgtcgttgTCGCCGTTGTCCTTACGCAGACCGGGAAGAAGAGCGGCAGCTCGGGATCTGGCTCCAAGTCTGGCAGCAGCGACGGTACCACGATTAAGGACCCCAACGACCCCTCCAACTTTGACAAGGACCCCCGTCTCCACCAGGTCTTCTGGGGCATGGCGTACCAGCCGGACGGCGCGATCCCTCCCGCGTGCGGTGCAACGCTTGATGCTGTCATCAGAGACATGCAGATCGTGTCCCAGATGACGACGCGCTTGCGACTGTACGGTTCCAACTGCAACATGACGGCActcgtgctcgaggccatcaAGCAGACCAAGGTCGACATGGTGATCTACCCCGCTATCTACATCGACAGCAACACGCAGGCGTACACTGAGCAGACGAACGCAGTTCTTGACGCGTTCCAGACGTacggcgtcgacaatgtcgagggcctcgccgtcggcaaCGAGTGGCTTCTTAACCAGGCAAACGAGGCGCCGAGCGGTGCAAAGTATCTCAGCGACGTCAAACAGCTCCTCAGCTACGTCACCGAGGTCAAGACCAAGGTCCAGGCGCTTGGTCTCAGCAAGACGCTCCCCATCGGCACCGGTGACGCCGGCTCTCTCTTCTCggttgcgctcgcgcaaGGCCTCGACTTCTACATGGCCAACGTCCACCCCTGGTTCGGGAAGGTGCCCATCGACCAGGCCGCCACCTGGACATGGGATTACTTTATGAACAACGACGTCATTTACTCTCAGCAGGCCGCCAATCAGCCGGCCATGTACATTGCTGAAACGGGCTGGCCGACCAAGTTCACTACGCCCAAGGGTGACGACACTGGCCAGACCTCGGGCAACCCTCCCAGCGACGCGACTGTGGCCCAGCTCCAGCAGTTCCTTGACACGTTCGTGTGCCAGGCCAACGCCAACCAGACTCACTACTTCTATTTCGAGCCCTTCGACCAGGAGTGGAAGGAGCCGCTCTACGGCGGTGTCGAGCCCTACTG ggGCATTTTCGACAAGGACCGCAACATGAAGAACGTCACCATCCCCTCCTGCCAGTAG
- the REB1 gene encoding uncharacterized protein (Myb-like DNA-binding domain) has protein sequence MLLTPATLRTPALSGTPPEPHVPTTPKRHGKRKRGSVTLGLGSPVSPIGSELSGIDNALAPSRDATPPPRWHKSKCGERKSMLSKEYIDDSEEEEGALSSPPRQVLESEDDDVAAEDDDVAADEDNGSEAGSEEELPLYPSTDPINVPTSEPIKLPPRTMTPHASEDEGGSDDDEVYSEDELPAYPPTEPIKAPPSTMPLVAMSQLSDMPDMPQTKRKRNRKITDTEYEIFLRQQVTSKADAQGLLASRWLSPEDIRRLEATGLIAVRRGKFLEAEKRAMREHLTTFQAVHKVPDQDLVDLIMSKGRFVERSPFPTFWFDLAAKVPGRPVKSVVEATKRMYDPRARKGLWLPSEDKALLQAQDLFPNSWTRISEAVDRSEHDCRDRWRELRDARTRAIGRWSAEEEAALRKAVAAACTAAGRDPVDGVPWDDVVERMGRKRTAMQCRQKWKGRLVGGTYTQPGPYNVRLDRRRMLRRLREMEYEHEGDIKWTDVTRGWAVRPALLKNTWSLLRRRMGTERDLMPMNVLLDRIEAGLDAIDAAVGESGSSRSATKRTDRPSRAKRMKTKAES, from the exons ATGTTGCTCACGCCCGCAACCTTGCGTACGCCCGCATTGAGTGGCACCCCGCCGGAACCACATGTGCCCACGACTCCAAAGAGACACGGAAAGCGTAAGCGGGGTAGTGTCACTTTGGGTTTGGGGAGCCCAGTGTCGCCGATCGGGTCTGAACTCAGCGGCATCGACAATGCTCTCGCACCTTCCCGCGATGCGACCCCACCGCCCCGCTGGCACAAGTCCAAGTGTGGAGAGCGGAAGAGCATGTTGAGCAAGGAATACAtcgacgactcggaggaggaggaaggcgcgcTGTCAAGTCCCCCTAGGCAGGTCCtggagagcgaggatgacgacgtagcggcggaggatgacgacgtaGCGGCGGATGAGGATAATGGCTCTGAGGCCGGGTCCGAAGAAGAGCTTCCTCTCTATCCTTCCACTGATCCCATCAATGTTCCAACCTCTGAACCCATCAAGCTTCCTCCCAGGACCATGACGCCCCACGCATccgaggatgagggcggctcagacgacgacgaggtctATTCAGAGGACGAACTGCCCGCCTACCCACCCACAGAGCCCATCAAGGCCCCACCCAGCACGATGCCTCTCGTCGCCATGTCCCAGCTCTCTGACATGCCGGACATGCCGCAGACAAAGCGGAAGCGAAACCGCAAGATAACCGACACAGAGTATGAGATCTTCCTCCGCCAGCAGGTCACCTCGAAGGCGGATGCGCAAGGGTTGCTGGCCTCACGCTGGCTGAGTCCAGAGGACATTCGGCGCCTAGAGGCAACTGGGC TGATCGCTGTCAGGCGCGGCAAGTTCCTCGAAGCCGAGAAGCGGGCGATGCGTGAACACCTCACCACCTTCCAAGCC GTCCACAAAGTGCCCGATCAGGACCTCGTTGACCTCATCATGTCCAAGGGCCGGTTTGTGGAACGCAGCCCCTTTCCGACCTTCTGGTTCGACCTCGCTGCCAAAGTTCCTGGTCGACCAGTGAAGAGCGTTGTCGAAGCCACGAAGAGGATGTACGACCCGCGTGCGCGTAAGGGCCTATGGCTGCCCAGCGAAGACAAGGCGCTTCTACA GGCGCAGGACTTGTTCCCGAACTCATGGACACGGATCTCGGAGGCCGTCGACCGGTCCGAACACGACTGCCGAGACCGCTGGCGCGAGTTGCGGGACGCACGTACGCGTGCTATCGGCCGGTGGTCAGCagaagaggaggctgcATTACGAAAGGcagtggcggcggcgtgtacggcggcggggcgcgaTCCCGTTGACGGCGTGCCGTGGGACGACGTTGTCGAGCGGATGGGCCGGAAGCGAACGGCGATGCAGTGTCGCCAGAAATGGAAAGGCCGGCTGGTAGGAGGAACGTACACTCAGCCTGGGCCATATAATGTTCGCCTTGACCGGCGACGAATgctccgccgcctgcgTGAGATGGAATACGAGCATGAGGGGGATATAAAGTGGACAGACGTGACGCGGGGGTGGGCCGTGCGCCCCGCCCTACTGAAGAACACATGGAGTCTTCTTCGCCGGCGAATGGGGACCGAGCGTGATCTGATGCCGATGAACG TCCTGTTGGACAGGATCGAGGCGGGCTTGGACGCAATCGACGCGGCTGTCGGAGAGTCTGGATCGTCACGTAGCGCCACAAAGCGCACTGACAGACCCAGCCGCGCCAAGCGGATGAAAACCAAGGCGGAGAGCTAG
- the SCH9 gene encoding uncharacterized protein (Protein kinase Sch9): MLKGVKQLWPSSGAGAGAQQQSNDNPGQTLSPSNSFQSFGGPADQATPRASVQANPFDAPNHQAPQAIAGNHGGLAKATSALTLSGSPSGGNAGFRTPTTVGFAPMGTPGAAPPTTQVTIGDTLGGAGGVGGFGLHESPRMLKALNNNGASGTRTPQDGTATPDDPMQPSQSIRGTLNVKLIQARGLHVNTDHEPQPYVVMQFEQNEFVSRTPQPVSHPSHVPFTQSQPQPLGRTSSGGLGSITRAFAGAMGRGKGKDGARTPKPEDGGAGSWFGKPGPGDPIWKEEVTFDLTQSSSVVLVSMYDRNQAGEGFLGMLQIKPTLKDGFAVDQWYKLGTRGSEQVTGEVWIQMTFTAARTKLHLKPSDFEFLKLIGRGTFGRVFQVRKRDTKRIYAMKVLSKKEIVAKKEVAHTIGERKILQRSLECPFLVGLKFSFQTEKELYFVTDYKSGGELFWHLQKEGRFSEDRARFYIAELVLALEHLHKYNIVYRDLKPENILLDATGHIALCDFGLSKPDLTNDQLTNTFCGTTEYLAPEVLLDEKGYGKHVDFWSLGVLLFEMCCGWSPFYAEQTQEMYRLICYGKIRFPKHVIGDDGKQFVKGLLNRNPQNRLGAKRGAAELKEHPFFKSIDWDLLYKKQITPPFKPIVDSDESVANFDPEFTNSTLEEAGINIYEDEDYMPQPGRHSYVGPGGSLSKPSGMGMAINKSKPPAQAINGSPLTSSVQENFRGFTYTGESLVPQSFLGEHGMDYVEEEDNEEAVEDDDEYSDEESMEGQRTRRQSDVEMEH; the protein is encoded by the exons ATGCTCAAAGGCGTAAAG CAGCTCTGGCCATCGtctggcgccggcgccggcgcacAGCAACAGTCCAACGATAACCCGGGTCAGACATTGTCGCCCTCCAATTCCTTCCAGAGCTTTGGCGGCCCTGCTGACCAAGCAacgccgcgcgcctcggTCCAAGCCAACCCTTTCGACGCGCCGAACCACCAGGCTCCGCAAGCCATTGCTGGTAACCACGGAGGCTTAGCCAAGGCTACGTCAGCGCTCACGCTGTCCGGCTCGCCCAGCGGCGGCAATGCCGGCTTCCGCACACCAACCACCGTAGGCTTTGCTCCGATGGGCACACccggcgccgcgccaccGACTACCCAGGTCACGATCGGTGACACCCTCGGCGGAGCCGGTGGCGTGGGCGGCTTTGGCCTCCACGAGTCACCCAGGATGCTCAAGGCGTTGAACAACAACGGCGCCAGCGGGACGCGCACCCCGCAGGACGGAACGGCGACGCCCGACGACCCAATGCAGCCCTCGCAGTCGATTCGCGGCACGCTCAACGTCAAGTTGATCCAGGCCCGCGGGCTCCACGTCAACACTGACCATGAACCGCAGCCCTATGTGGTCATGCAGTTTGAGCAGAACGAGTTTGTTTCGCGCACTCCGCAGCCAGTATCGCACCCGTCACATGTTCCCTTTACCCAgtcgcagccgcagccgctgGGACGTACGTCGTCTGGAGGACTTGGGTCCATTACTCGGGCATTTGCGGGCGCGATGGGCCGTGGAAAGGGCAAGGATGGCGCGCGTACCCCAAAGCCAGAGGACGGAGGCGCCGGTTCGTGGTTTGGCAAACCTGGGCCAGGCGACCCGATTTGGAAGGAAGAGGTCACTTT TGACCTCACCCAGTCGTCGTCCGTCGTCCTTGTGTCCATGTATGACAGGAACCAGGCTGGCGAGGGCTTCCTCGGCATGCTGCAGATCAAGCCTacgctcaaggacggctTTGCTGTCGACCAGTGGTACAAGCTGGGTACACGTGGCTCGGAGCAGGTCACAGGCGAGGTGTGGATCCAGATGACCTTCACtgcggcgagg ACCAAGCTCCATCTCAAGCCCAGCGACTTTGAGTtcctcaagctcatcgGACGCGGCACTTTCGGCCGAGTGTTCCAGgtgcgcaagcgcgacacGAAGCGCATCTACGCCATGAAGGTGCTCTCGAAGAAGGAGATTgtggccaagaaggaggttGCGCACACCAtcggcgagcgcaagaTTCTCCAGCGCTCGCTCGAGTGCCcgttcctcgtcggcctcaagTTCTCGTTCCAGaccgagaaggagctcTACTTTGTCACCGACTACAAgtcgggcggcgagctctTCTGGCATCTGCAGAAGGAGGGCCGCTTCTCTGAAGACCGCGCCCGCTTCTACATTGCCGAACTTGtgcttgccctcgagcacctGCACAAGTACAACATTGTGTACCGGGATCTCAAGCCGGAGAAcattctcctcgacgccaccgGCCACATTGCGCTTTGCGACTTTGGCCTCTCAAAGCCAGACCTTACCAACGATCAGCTCACCAACACGTTCTGCGGTACGACCGAGTACCTCGCTCCCGAGGTGCTGCTTGACGAGAAGGGCTACGGCAAGCACGTCGACTTCTGGTCGCTTGGCGTGCTCTTATTCGAAATGTGCTGCGGCTGGAGCCCATTCTACGCCGAGCAGACGCAGGAGATGTACCGTCTCATCTGCTACGGCAAGATCCGGTTCCCGAAGCATG TTATTGGTGATGACGGCAAGCAGTTCGTCAAGGGCCTGCTCAACCGCAACCCTCAGAACCGTCTCGGTGCCAAGCGTGgtgccgccgagctcaaggagcacCCGTTCTTCAAGTCGATCGACTGGGACTTGCTCTACAAAAAGCAGATCACTCCTCCTTTCAAGCCGATtgtcgactcggacgagagTGTGGCCAACTTTGACCCCGAGTTCACAAACTCGaccctcgaggaggctggcaTCAACATatacgaggacgaggactaCATGCCGCAGCCCGGCCGACACTCGTACGTCGGTCCTGGCGGCAGCCTCTCAAAGCCGTcgggcatgggcatggcGATCAACAAGTCCAAGCCTCCGGCGCAGGCGATCAACGGCTCCccgttgacgagctcggtcCAGGAGAACTTCCGGGGGTTCACGTACACTGGCGAGTCACTTGTT CCGCAATccttcctcggcgagcacggTATGGACtacgtcgaggaggaggacaacgaggaggccgtcgaggacgacgacgagtactctgacgaggagagcatGGAGGGGCAGCGCACTCGCCGACAGTCTGATGTCGAGATGGAGCATTAG
- the BAT2 gene encoding uncharacterized protein (Amino-transferase class IV), with translation MLSRLALRRAPRLALVRTKYTGPGNDIQASAVTIEETKNPKAMTPAKDLKFGHTFTDHMLTIPYNEKTGWGTPEIKPYQPLCLDPSATVFHYAFTLFEGTKAYIAPDGSIRLFRPDKNMERMNNSARRIALPEFDGDQLIELIKKLVKLDKKWIPTDKGYSLYLRPTLIGTEAALGVGPSKDALLFVIASPVGPYYPKGFKPVQLYATTEFVRAAPGGTGGYKLGANYAPGVVPQKAAAQHGYSQNLWLLGEEHALTEVGTMNLFVAFTKPDGTVEVVTPPLEDIVLPGVTRDSAMQLMRDHASGKINVPGWPEKLEVSERKLVMNDLVEAEKNGTLVEVFGTGTAAVVSAVDKIGYAGRDIAIPCGPEGQGMGDIAKGLLDRMEAIQTGVIESPWSVRAD, from the exons ATGCTCTCGCGTCTTGCTCttcgccgcgcgccgcgcctcgccctcgtccgcACAAAGTATACTGGTCCGGGAAATGATATCCAG GCTTCGGCTGTTACCATCGAGGAGACCAAGAACCCCAAGGCGATGACGCCGGCCAAGGACCTCAAGTTTGGGCACACATTTACCGACCACATGCTCACTATCCCCTACAACGAGAAGACTGGATGGGGCACGCCCGAGATCAAGCCTT ACCAGCCGCTGTGCCTGGACCCCTCGGCGACCGTCTTCCACTACGCGTTCACGCTGTTCGAGGGCACCAAGGCGTACATTGCGCCTGATGGGAGCATCCGACTGTTCCGCCCCGACAAGAACATGGAGCGCATGAACAACTCGGCTAGGCGTATTGCTCTCCCCGAGTTTGATGGGGACCAGCtcatcgagctcatcaagaagctcgtcaagctcgacaagaAGTGGATCCCCACTGACAAGGGATACTCGCTTTACCTCC gcccCACCCTCATCGGCACGGAGGCtgccctcggcgttggcCCGTCCAAGGATGCGCTCCTCTTCGTCATCGCCTCCCCCGTCGGCCCTTACTACCCCAAGGGCTTCAAGCCCGTCCAGCTCTACGCGACGACCGAGTTCGTTCGCGCCGCTCCCGGTGGCACGGGCGGGTACAAGCTTGGTGCTAA CTACGCACCGGGCGTCGTTCCCCAGAAggcggccgcgcagcaCGGCTACTCGCAGAACCTCTGGctgctgggcgaggagcacgCCCTCACCGAGGTCGGCACCATGAACCTTTTCGTGGCATTCACCAAGCCCGACGGCaccgtcgaggtcgtcacTCCTCCTCTTGAGGACATTGTGCTTCCCGGCGTGACCCGCGACTCTGCCATGCAGCTTATGCGTGACCACGCTTCGGGCAAGATCAATGTCCCTGGCTGGCCTGAGAAGCTTGAGGTCTCGGAACGCAAGCTCGTCATgaacgacctcgtcgaggccgagaagaacGGCACCCTTGTTGAGGTGTTCGGTACGGGCACTGCGGCGGTTGTGAGCGCGGTCGACAAGATCGGGTACGCAGGGCGCGATATTGCCATTCCATGTGGTCCGGAGGGGCAGGGGATGGGCGATATTGCAAAGGGACTGTTGGACCGGATGGAGGCTATCCAGACAGGCGTTATTGAGAGCCCTTGGAGCGTGCGGGCCGATTAG
- a CDS encoding uncharacterized protein (Amidohydrolase family), with protein sequence MSPRPTYGESSLAEALTNTTAFLDSMEALTSTFPPHERLVQPVLTPRFVPVCSDELLSSLGRLAKERNLMIQSHMCESRDQMAWVQLTRGRADEDVFDGAGLLTPHTVQAHVTALSRDLVDLVKERGVTVAHCPLSNAYFSDAAFPLREALDAGVKVGLGSDIAGGYALPIQVAMRNAVLVARLREGARREGSSQPGKEEEGNLHVDWKESLYLATAGGRDALGLAGTFKVGAPFDAQQITLVQDGPVGSLDIFDLGDDEKWWHEAVERWWDVGAGAEGEVGWIGWEEESTHLHILILEPQSPTNLILTFSDLPSPHITPSLPHPTHSLVMSSNPTRRSSRARRAATVFGNAVSSDQKYGSDDEFSVQGDPEDEYESPDSTDWAGAPEEESLEARLEDEEPKSKRTKKSPKGKEEKALKGPKSKLSRSSASKRTTKTPTGVLNKSVARKPTKLPQKVGLNELAGAKLVNKVVPESGDEAEDVAAESSGDQGCAKSSDKMDVDDDAGSAVSSDAEGDTPPPIKKTVAEAPPKTPAKPKGKPVFLAKLAGPTNNASGTKAQVRLLAHNIVRATSNQVGGCKATSDDSDSGLTVVDDDDNLKIASYTVSAVDDGVVSGEKCESARHCVNS encoded by the exons ATGAGTCCG cgcCCAACCTACGGCGAGTCCTCACTGGCGGAGGCCCTCACCAACACTACCGCTTTCCTAGACAGCATGGAGGCCCTCACCTCAACTTTCCCCCCACACGAACGCCTCGTCCAACCCGTCCTCACGCCCCGCTTTGTCCCCGTCTgcagcgacgagctcctctcctctctcgGCCGTCTCGCGAAGGAACGCAACCTAATGATCCAGAGCCACATGTGCGAGAGCCGCGACCAAATGGCGTGGGTGCAATTAACTCGAGGGCGTGCAGACGAAGACGTCTTCGACGGCGCTGGCCTTCTAACGCCGCACACGGTACAGGCGCACGTAACGGCCCtctcgcgcgacctcgtggATCTGGTCAAGGAACGTGGGGTGACGGTTGCGCACTGTCCGCTGAGCAACGCGTATTTCTCGGACGCGGCGTTCCCCCTCCGCGA GGCGCTCGATGCGGGAGTCAAGGTTGGGCTCGGAAGTGACATTGCGGGAGGGTACGCGCTCCCCATCCAGGTAGCTATGCGGAATGCGGTGCTGGTTGcgaggctgcgcgaggGGGCGCGTCGAGAAGGTTCTTCCCAGCCAGGtaaggaggaggaagggaacCTCCACGTCGACTGGAAGGAGAGCTTGTACCTCGCCACGGCAGGAGGACGGGACGCTCTCGGACTGGCGGGAACGTTCAAAGTCGGCGCGCCATTCGACGCACAGCAGA TCACGCTCGTGCAGGACGGCCCAGTGGGGTCGCTCGACATCTTTGACCTTGGGGATGACGAGAAGTGGTGGCATGAGGCCGTGgagcggtggtg GGATGTGGGTGCAGGGGCGGAAGGTGAGGTAGGCTGGATTGGctgggaggaag AATCTACTCATCTccacatcctcatcctcgagccCCAATCACCAACTaacctcatcctcaccttCTCGGACCTTCCCTCACCACACATCACCCCTTCCCTGCCTCACCCCACCCACTCTCTAGTCATGTCGTCGAACCCCACTCGCCGCTCGAgccgcgcgcgtcgcgccgcaACTGTGTTCGGTAACGCCGTATCCTCGGACCAGAAGTATGGATCGGATGACGAGTTCTCGGTCCAAGGCGACccagaggacgagtacgaATCGCCGGACAGCACTGACTGGGCCGGGGCTcctgaggaggagagcctCGAAGCCAGATtggaggatgag gaGCCCAAGTCGAAGCGCACGAAGAAGTCGCCAAAGGGGaaagaggagaaggcgctcAAGGGGCCGAAGAGCAAGCTGTCGCGTTCTTCGGCGAGCAagaggacgacgaagaCGCCTACGGGTGTCTTGAACAAgagcgtcgcgcgcaagcCCACCAAA CTGCCGCAGAAAGTCGGACTCAACGAACTGGCTGGCGCCAAACTGGTGAACAAGGTCGTGCCGGAGTcaggcgacgaggccgaggatgtTGCGGCGGAGAGC tcTGGCGACCAAGGCTGCGCCAAGAGCAGCGACAagatggacgtcgacgacgatgcggGGTCGGCCGTGTccagcgacgccgagggtgaTACCCCTCCGCCCATCAAGAAGACCGTAGCCGAGGCGCCGCCCAAGACGCCCGCCAAGCCGAAAGGCAAGCCggtcttcctcgccaagcttgcTGGCCCCACGAACAATGCCTCTGGGACTAAGGCGCAGGTCAGGCTCCTTGCGCACAATATCGTACGCGCCACCTCCAACCAGGTCGGCGGCTGTAAGGCTACCTCGGATGACTCGGACAGCGGCCTGACggttgtcgacgacgatgacaaCCTCAAGATTGCAAGTTATACGGTATCGGCTGTGGACGACGGTGTTGTGTCGGGCGAGAAGTGTGAGTCAGCTAGACATTGTGTGAACAGTTAA